The genomic DNA CAGTACAACGGCATGGTGCTCGACGCGGTCAAGGAAGCCGGCGACGCCATGGCCTCGGTGCAGTCGCTCACGCGCCAGCAGGCGCTGCAGGACGATGCCGCCGCCAGCGCCGAGAAGGCCTACCGCTTCGCGAAGGAGCGCTACCGCGCGGGCCTGGGCAACTATCTGGTGGTGCTGTCCACCGAAAGCCAGGTGCTCGCCCAGCGCCGCCTGGCCGTGGACCTGCGCGCGCGCCAGCTCGACACCCGCCTCATGCTGATGAAGGCCCTGGGCGGCGGCTGGACGGACGACACCGACACGCTGCGCACCGCCGCGCGCTGATTCCTGGCACACGAAAAACACACACAACAAACACCTACCGAAAGATCACAGCCATGAGCGAACCCCTCACCTCCCAAGAAGCCAACACCGCCCGCCGCCGGGGCCTGACCCTGATCGCCGCCGCCGTGGCCCTGGCCGCCATCGGCTGGGGCGGCTGGCACTGGGCCAATGGCCGCCATGTGGAGACCACCGACAACGCCTACGTGGCGGGCAACGTGGTGCAGATCACGCCGCAGATCGGCGGCACCGTGGTCTCCATCGGCGCGGACGACACCGATTACGTGAAGGCCGGCCAGCTGCTGGTCAAGCTCGACCCCGCCGATGCCCGCGTGGCGCTGGAGCAGGCCGAGGCGCAGCTGGCCCAGACCGTGCGCGAGGTGCGCACCCTGTTCGCCAACAACTCCACGTTGAAGGCCCAGGTCAGCCTGCGCAGCGCCGACCTGGCGCGCGCCCAGGCCGATGCCGCGCGCCTGCAGGACGACGTGGCCCGCCGCGCCCCGCTGATGGCCAGCGGCGCCGTGGGCAAGGAAGAGTTCCAGCACGCCAATGCCCAGGTCACGGCCGCCAGGAGCACCGTGGCCGCCGCCCAGGCCGCCGTGGTGGCCGCGCAGGAGCAACTGGCCGCCAGCCAGACGCAGACCGAAGGCACCTCCATCGAGCAGCACCCCAACGTGCAGCGCGCCTCGGCACGCGTGCGCGAGGCCTACCTGGCCGTGCAGCGCGCCCAGCTGGTGGCGCCGCTCGACGGCCATGTGGCCAAGCGCGGTGTGCAGGTGGGCCAGCGCGTGCAGGCAGGTGCCCCGCTGATGACGCTGGTGGCCCTGAACGACCTGTGGGTGGACGCCAACTTCAAGGAAAGCCAGCTGCAGAACCTGCGCATCGGCCAGCCCGCCGAGCTGGTGGCCGACGTATACGGCACCAAGGTCGTCTACCACGGCAAGGTCGCCGGCCTGGGTGCCGGCACGGGCGCCGCCTTCGCGCTGCTGCCCGCGCAAAACGCCACGGGCAACTGGATCAAGGTGGTGCAGCGCGTGCCCGTGCGCATTGCCCTCGACCCCAAGGAAGTCAGCGAACACGCCTTGCGCGTGGGCCTGTCGATGGACGTGAAGGTGGACACGGCCGACCAGAGCGGCAAGACCCTGTCCGACACCCAGCGCACCACGCCCGTGGCCGCCACCGCCGTGTTCGACGCGCAGTTCAAGGCCGCCGACGACGAGGTGGCCCAGATCATCGCCGCCAACCTGGGCCGCAAGGCCCTGGCCGTGGCCTCGCCCAAGGTGGTCCAGACGCCGGGCGGCAGCGCCGGGCAGGCACAGAACCACGCCTCCGCCCCCGTGCGCGCCCCTGTGGTGCAGTAAGCCGGAGTCTTTTCCATGACTGCCGCCAACCCCACCGCGGACCAGGCCGGCGCCTCGGCGCTGCCCGCCGCGCCGCCGCCGCCAGCCGCCCCGCCCGGGCCGCCTGCGGCCTACCCCCCGCTGCAGGGCACGGCCCTGCTGCTGGGCACGCTGTCGCTGTCGCTGGCCACGTTCATGAACGTGCTGGACTCGTCCATCGCCAACGTCTCCATCCCCGCCATTGCCGGTGACCTGGGCGTGAGCCCGGGCCAGGGCACCTGGGTCATCACCAGCTTCGGCGTGGCCAACGCCATCTCGGTGCCGCTCACGGGCTGGCTCACGCAGCGTTTCGGCGCGGTGCGGCTGTTCACCATGAGCGTGCTGCTGTTCGTGCTCACCTCCTGGCTGTGCGGCTTCGCCTCGTCGCTGGAGATGCTGGTCTTCTTTCGCGTGCTGCAGGGCCTGGTCGCCGGGCCGATGATCCCGCTGTCGCAGACGCTGCTCCTGGCCAGTTACCCGCGTGCCCTCGCCGGAACGGCGCTGGCCCTGTGGGGCGTGACCACGCTGGTCGCGCCCGTGGTGGGGCCGCTCCTGGGCGGGTGGATCACGGACAACATCTCCTGGCCGTGGATCTTCTACATCAACGTGCCCGTGGGGCTGCTGGCCGGCGTGCTCACCTGGGGCATCTACCGCAAGCGCGAGACCACGATCCGCAAGCTGCCGATCGACACCGTCGGCCTGTCCCTGCTGGTGCTGTGGGTGGGTGCGCTGCAGCTCATGCTCGACAAGGGCAAGGAGCTCGACTGGTTCGCCTCCAACGAGATCATCGTGATGGCCGTCGTCGCCGTGGTGGCGTTCGCCGTGTTCCTGGTCTGGGAGCTCACCGACAAGCACCCGGTGGTGGACCTCAAGCTCTTCAAGGGCCGCAACTTCACCTTCGGCGCGCTCGCGCTGTCGGTGGCCTATGCCCTCTTCTTCGGCAACGTGGTGCTGCTGCCGCTGTGGCTGCAGCAGTGGATGGGCTACACCGCCACCTCGGCCGGCATGGCGCTGGCGCCGGTGGGCATCTTCGCCATCCTGCTCACGCCGCTGGTGGGCCGCAAGGTCGGCCAGTGGGACCCCCGGCGCATGGCGACGGGCGCGTTCATCGTGTTCGGCATCGTGCTGTGGATGCGTTCGCAGTTCACCGTGCAGACCGACTTCATCCACATCCTGATCCCCACGCTGCTGCAGGGTGCGGCCATGGCGTTCTTCTTCATCCCGCTGACCACGCTGACGCTGGCAGGGGTGGCGCCCGAGCGCATTCCGGCCGCCGCCGGGCTGAGCAACTTCGTGCGCATCACCGCCGGGGCCATGGGCACGTCCATCGCCACCACGCTGTGGGAAAGCCGCGCCGCCATGCACCACGCGCACCTGACCGAGGGCCTGGTGCAGGGCCAGGGCGTGTTCGCCATCACGCTGGATAACCTGATGGCATCGGGCCTGACACAGTTGCAGGCGCTGGCGCAGGTGAACCGCCTGATCGACCAGCAGGCGTTCACCCGCGCGGCCAACGACATCTTCCTCGGATCGGCCGGGCTGTTCCTGCTGCTGATCGGGCTGATCTGGCTGA from Acidovorax sp. A79 includes the following:
- a CDS encoding HlyD family efflux transporter periplasmic adaptor subunit is translated as MSEPLTSQEANTARRRGLTLIAAAVALAAIGWGGWHWANGRHVETTDNAYVAGNVVQITPQIGGTVVSIGADDTDYVKAGQLLVKLDPADARVALEQAEAQLAQTVREVRTLFANNSTLKAQVSLRSADLARAQADAARLQDDVARRAPLMASGAVGKEEFQHANAQVTAARSTVAAAQAAVVAAQEQLAASQTQTEGTSIEQHPNVQRASARVREAYLAVQRAQLVAPLDGHVAKRGVQVGQRVQAGAPLMTLVALNDLWVDANFKESQLQNLRIGQPAELVADVYGTKVVYHGKVAGLGAGTGAAFALLPAQNATGNWIKVVQRVPVRIALDPKEVSEHALRVGLSMDVKVDTADQSGKTLSDTQRTTPVAATAVFDAQFKAADDEVAQIIAANLGRKALAVASPKVVQTPGGSAGQAQNHASAPVRAPVVQ
- a CDS encoding DHA2 family efflux MFS transporter permease subunit, which gives rise to MTAANPTADQAGASALPAAPPPPAAPPGPPAAYPPLQGTALLLGTLSLSLATFMNVLDSSIANVSIPAIAGDLGVSPGQGTWVITSFGVANAISVPLTGWLTQRFGAVRLFTMSVLLFVLTSWLCGFASSLEMLVFFRVLQGLVAGPMIPLSQTLLLASYPRALAGTALALWGVTTLVAPVVGPLLGGWITDNISWPWIFYINVPVGLLAGVLTWGIYRKRETTIRKLPIDTVGLSLLVLWVGALQLMLDKGKELDWFASNEIIVMAVVAVVAFAVFLVWELTDKHPVVDLKLFKGRNFTFGALALSVAYALFFGNVVLLPLWLQQWMGYTATSAGMALAPVGIFAILLTPLVGRKVGQWDPRRMATGAFIVFGIVLWMRSQFTVQTDFIHILIPTLLQGAAMAFFFIPLTTLTLAGVAPERIPAAAGLSNFVRITAGAMGTSIATTLWESRAAMHHAHLTEGLVQGQGVFAITLDNLMASGLTQLQALAQVNRLIDQQAFTRAANDIFLGSAGLFLLLIGLIWLTRRPPRAQGPGAADAAGAH